The Plectropomus leopardus isolate mb chromosome 7, YSFRI_Pleo_2.0, whole genome shotgun sequence genome window below encodes:
- the LOC121945145 gene encoding protein S100-A10-like, producing MATKYTDLELAINSLVTEFHKAADDKPTMNTTQFQTMISKELPGFAKSVETEEGLGQVLEQMGIQKGQSISFENFWTLINKQAIQLFNSTYKEKSAKCGCLLQ from the exons ATGGCGACTAAG TACACAGATTTGGAGCTGGCCATCAACTCGTTGGTCACAGAGTTTCATAAAGCTGCAGACGACAAACCGACCATGAACACCACCCAGTTCCAGACCATGATCTCCAAAGAGCTGCCTGGATTCGCTAAG TCCGTGGAGACTGAGGAGGGTCTGGGTCAGGTCCTGGAGCAGATGGGGATCCAGAAAGGCCAGAGCATCTCCTTCGAGAACTTCTGGACTCTGATCAACAAACAGGCCATCCAGCTGTTCAACTCCACGTACAAAGAGAAGAGTGCCAAGTGCGGCTGCCTGCTGCAGTGA